Within Coffea arabica cultivar ET-39 chromosome 4e, Coffea Arabica ET-39 HiFi, whole genome shotgun sequence, the genomic segment CTTAACAATTATTAGAAACAGCCATTTATCAAACTTCAAACATATTTTGATCATCCGTTGGGTTGAGTACAATTCATATTCTCTTGTATATGTTGCTACTTCAAAACACAGGATCATAGAAATGGTTGGAGAAAATTCCAAATCTTGACGCACTGATCTATTAAAGGCACTAAAAGGCTAAGCAACAAGCTATTGCTGATGTTTCAGCAGCAGAAGTGCTTGCTGACAAAATATCCAGAGATTGGTGTTAGCTTCGAAATTATGGAGCAAGATATTAAGTTGTTGcataaaaagaagcaaaaacaacGAGAATGACAGAATTATCTAATCCAAAGTATACCAAATACCACGTCCTTACCAATAGCAGCAGTTATATTGGAGGTAGTCAATATTATCACATTTGGGGAGGTCTTTAGTTTGTCCATCTGGGTCAGTAGCGCATTCACGACCTGACAAGCAGTTGTGAGATCTTCTATGAATCATGAGTTGTATtcaaatttttaatatattctGCAATAGCTATCCTGCTGTATGCAAATAAAAATCTGCTTGAATGTACAACGAGGAAATACCCGTATAGAATCTGATGGCTCAGAACCAGACAATGCAGCCTTTCTTGCAGCAGCAAGGCTTTCAACTTCATCTGCCATATTACAAGAAACAAGAATCTAGTTACACGATAAAAAAGTGTGAGCTTCATATGATTGAATATCAGTAATAATTGTTCTCACCAATCAAAACAAATACCAGGTTGTTTTCTTCTTCCaccatttcttgaatttttgagAATAGCTTTGCTACCTAAATGAGTAGATAGAATTAAATTATTACCTGGTCAAAATCAACCTGAAGAGGTTCATTTAAAAATTGCAGAAAGACTATAGAAGCATTTACTGCCTAAgtaaagaggaaaagaaacaaaggcGGTTACAAATCAAATGGACTAACAAGGATACCAATTTTTGCAGTATGCTCTTGATACAGCACATGAGTAACTGTTAAATtgatttatattcatttttatgGATACATTTGAACAAGTTTTAAGGATTGTCTCGGAACTTCAACTTCAGCTAGAGTTCAAATTAATCAACAGTGTGCAAAAATCAACATTCTCACCCACAAAAATAACATGAATTCACGTCCAAGAACATAAATGCAGCACTTCAGGGCAGTTACTCAGCTAAACATCAGACTATCACATATTTCTTTCAAAGCATCGAAGTTTTAGCATGTAGACCTCATGAATCTTAAGATTAACCCAAACAAATggaaatgagagagagagagagagagagagagagagagagagagagagcaaaagaTTATCTATTTGCCTTATAGAATTTCCTCAAATAAGTCATTGAATCTTACTGTTGCTTTTGTTAATGATACAAAGAGAGCAAACTGTTCAAGCACAAAACCTTGAGGCAAACCATTGAATACATGCAAGATTACCGCTCATAAGCAACAAGAGTACAAGTTACAGAATGTTAGTTAAGGAGCAAAACCTGCACTTACCAACTTGCCACTCTCAGAAAACCATTTACTAAATAAGGAATGTGCATTTACTTCAACCAACTGGCATTGTGGGTATCTGTTATGGATGTTGCGTAAAATCATATGAGCAAAAGAGATTTTTGCAGAGGAATAGTAATTAATCAATATGAATCCTCATCAGAACCTGATGCTAAATCGTATAGAGAGTTTTTGAGCCAGTGCTTTGCAGAGTGATGTTTTCCCTGTTCCTGGAGGTCCATGCAGAAGAATGATACTGCAGACCACTCAGATAGGATTAGTAACAATACATATTGTGGTATATGTACTTCAAAAATAGTTAATTGCTGTCGCCTCTGTTTTATTTTTCTCCATTCTTTTTTGCCAAAGAAGTTATAGTCTTTCTTCAATCAGCAACATCACGATATGCGCATCTACCTCTACCATTCCTGAGTATTTGTCAGGTTGAGCTTTGTAAATTAAAATTCCAGTAGACATTACTAGGTTTACTCTAAAACAATTTGATTGTGCAGTTCAATCTTTGAACTTTGCAGTGATCATTTGACACATCAGTTAGTGAGATTTTTGTCCATAAAATAAATAGTTCAAAAGGCTTGAGTACTAAATTGCACAAGAACTTTGCCGAACACTTCAGCACAAATATTAACACAAGATTACATAAACATCAAAGAGCTCAGCAAGAATTCCTTACCggttccaagaaacaagaaaagggTCAACACCCTTTTCAGTAAAAAGCAAAGCACTTGCTGCATAACGCAATAATCTCTGCTTGAGACCAGATTCATATATCAAGCTGTAGAATAAGAAAAGTCAAGTTTACCATGCTTATCAACATAATAATAGTGAAAAATGTGACTGTAAAAGGCAAACCTTTCCCACATGCCATCAAATTCCTTTGCAGGAAGCATCCATTCattgaagctagaaagttgGCCATCACCATTTAAGTCTTCACCAGGTCCTTCTTCACTTAGCTGGAAAGAAGCAACAGTCCAAATGCACAGCATGGTTAAGTACATGCAGTATCAAGATTAATTTTAGCAAACCTCTAAAACATGAATATAAAATTGAGCCCTCTAAAAATATTTATCTTGTTAAGATTGTAACAATTGAGCCCttcatatatctatatatatattcaacTTGCTCCCTTGACCTTCTGGAATTGGTTGAATGTTACACTGATCTAATTTACAAATGACTTGACCCCACAGCATAGCATAAAGCTTTAGTTCAAAGAGGCCAACTTAAAACTTTGGTTCTTTAGGAGCAAAATTGAATCCAGAAGAAACTGAGAGCCAAAGGTCAAATAGACGTTGGAATGTACTCCCTGAAAGTGGAAATCACAATTCATGATTAACAACGGTCTTCAGAGAAGTGAATGCAGAGACAGTTTCCCACCCACCCAATCCTTCCAACCAACAAAACTCCCCATTTGCAGGTTACAGCAATCTATTTCACAACAGTCAGGTCTTTGGATGCAGCTTTATAAAATTCAATCAAATCTAAAAGCATATAAAAGATTATCTACCACTAAGACCTAGAAATCATAGAGTGAATAGCCCAAAAGATCACTAAACTATTAAAAATGGCACCTTCTGGTCACCAAACTTTTTTTGTGGCAGAAAAGGTCACTAAACTCGCAAAAACTCTCCAGCGGAgtcattttaccgaatttcaaCGGTTTCTCACCCGGTGACAAAAGCACTTGGGTTGAACGAATATTCTAATATGGGCAAAAATGTCCAAAAGCTATTGGAACAATAGATTGTTTAATTCCCAAAGTTGACCAACCTCCAACCTAATGAGATTTACTTCATCTTCTTCGGCGGTAAAAAGGGTGATTGTGACTGCCTGTAAACcaaatgaaaatagaaaataaccCACCCAAAAACAGTAGTAAACTCCTCCGCAAACACCTTCACAGACACAGACACGCAAAAACAGCTGATTCGGAGTTGGGATTCATCCAGTTTTCAAATGGGTAGTCAATTTAGCAAAACCAAGGGACCGAGCACGCTCACCCCACCGCAACGAGAAGGCAGCAACTCCAGTCACAGCAACCATAGTAGTAGTAATGGGGAAAAAGCTAACGATGTTGCCTCCGGATCTGAGCTTACGAAGCCGCCTGCCAAGCCGATCCACAGCTCCGATCTTTGGATGCCACTCTCAAGGAATGCACCAGCCGAGCCATCAATTCTATAGCGGTAGGCCTCGACTTCAGGGCCCTTTCCCTGCTTCTTAAGGGCCATCAATTCTATTTTGGGGCTGGATTCCTCCTTTGTGGAGTCTCTTAAGCAGACGAGTGTTCCAATGGTTCTTTATTTCATTGTCAGTTCAACCAGGCAATCTTGCAGCTATGAGTGACCAACGATTGCCTAGCAGGGATTGGAGTCGAATAATGAGGTCCTCCTCAGCTGCTGTGATGTTTCCTCTCTTGATGCCCGGCCGAAGATAATTCATCCATCTTAATTTACAACTCTTGCCACATCTGAGCAGTCACCGAATTTCTAGATCTAAGGCACGTCTTTTGAGGGAAAAACAGGTTTACCATAttttgttggacatttttgccCCTTTACTATATTCCTCCACTCCACATTGCCCATGCCACCGGATGAGGAACCGttgaaattcggtaaaatgacTCCGCTGGAGAGTTTTTGTGAGTTTAGTGACCTTTTCGGCCACAAAAAAAGTTTGGTGACCAGAAGGTGCCATttttaatagtttagtgacCTTTTGGACCATTCACTCAGAAATCATATGATGACATCAAAAGCATCCATTCTGCATAGGATCCGAGAATTatgaatataaaaaaaaattatttctttacaAGCCAAACTGTTCAATATGAGTAATCGATAAGTTTACTTATGATTAAAACCAAAGAAGAGGAAGGGCAACCAGTAAGCTAAAAATAAATTATCATTACCTGAAAAACATGCACAACGGGTTTGACTTGCCAGAACAAAAGAACATCATGGTTATCCAGCCATTCATCTACGAACACCAGAAATCAAGCAACAAATCAAAAATCGTCAAAGGTACCAAAACTTCCTCTTAGAATAGCGAGTAGACAAGGAGTTCTAATGACAAAACAACCTTCCAATCCTTCAGCATTTCTTTACCACTTTTAGCAGAAATTTACAAACAGATTCCCTTGACTTTTCTGCTTCTTAAACCCAGAATGTAGTAGCattacccaaaaaaagaaaaacccaaaaatTAAATCCTACCTGTGTCACAAACTGAAATGCGTTGTACATTCTCAATAAGAAATGAATCATCCAATGGCACAGGAATGGGCCCATCAACATAGCTCATATTCCTATGTTCCAGCATCCTGTGAAATATTTAAGCAACAAAAAGATAACTTCTAAATCAAATTGAAGTAAATTCAGCTCAATCTTAAAAACCACCATAAACTCACTCTTCAGGATTTTGTTCAAGTATCCACCTGAATACAAtatctcaaaagtaattatcttttctttttaaatgcATTTTTAGCATTCGAGCCACAGTATATCAGAGTAAATACATAGTAAAATTCTATAACTGAAACTCCCAAAAAAAAGTCCCAAAAAGTTACAAAAAAGTTTGCAATTTATCCTACTTTGGAGCAAATAcattttaataattcaatagtCTGGACTAGAAATAATTCACTTAGGAGTACCTTTCAAC encodes:
- the LOC113742245 gene encoding pachytene checkpoint protein 2 homolog; amino-acid sequence: MSSAPMDISIPDAAAELGHDVVDQQNGNVLEPPLSLPPPLPSPQPPPAIADDKIPVSVEVCLKPTSTARIEDVRAAVERMLEHRNMSYVDGPIPVPLDDSFLIENVQRISVCDTDEWLDNHDVLLFWQVKPVVHVFQLSEEGPGEDLNGDGQLSSFNEWMLPAKEFDGMWESLIYESGLKQRLLRYAASALLFTEKGVDPFLVSWNRIILLHGPPGTGKTSLCKALAQKLSIRFSIRYPQCQLVEVNAHSLFSKWFSESGKLVAKLFSKIQEMVEEENNLVFVLIDEVESLAAARKAALSGSEPSDSIRVVNALLTQMDKLKTSPNVIILTTSNITAAIDVAFVDRADIKAYVGPPTLQARYEILRSSLQELLRTGIILSNPDMQDGHNVILSNFTGLKEKLNSTVLPESQSSLSLCRKLLEAAEACEGLSGRSLRKLPFLAHAALANPYSCDPFRFLITLTETARRESAEMPD